From Cervus elaphus chromosome 25, mCerEla1.1, whole genome shotgun sequence, one genomic window encodes:
- the MRPS36 gene encoding 28S ribosomal protein S36, mitochondrial, with protein sequence MMGSKMASASRVVQVVKPHTPLIRFPDRRDNPKPNVSEVLRSAGLPSHTSSISQHSKGGKSPDWLMHQGPPDTAEIIKTLPQKYRRKLVSQEEIEFIQRGGPE encoded by the exons ATGATGGGCAGCAAGATGGCGTCTGCCAGCAGGGTCGTTCAG gtagTCAAGCCACATACTCCATTAATAAGGTTCCCTGACAGAAGAGACAATCCTAAACCAAATG tatcaGAAGTTCTACGATCAGCAGGACTACCATCTCATACTTCCTCAATTTCGCAGCATTCTAAGGGAGGTAAATCGCCAGACTGGCTGATGCATCAGGGTCCACCAGACACTGCAGAGATAATAAAAACTTTACCTCAGAAATACAGAAGGAAACTTGTGTCTCAAGAAGAAATTGAATTTATCCAA cgTGGAGGTCCGGAATAA